The Fulvia fulva chromosome 1, complete sequence region CCCATCAATGTTCTTCGGACTGAGCTCCAGCAATGGGATCAGGTACTTCATCGCCTCCTCAAGTGGCTTTTCTCCTGCACTCTTCAACAGCTCGAGGCCGTTCGGATCTTGATCTTCTTTCTTTGCGTTCCCCTCGTCATCCTTCTGCGGCTGGGACTTCTTGGCAGCTGCTGCCTTCCGATCGGCCTCAGCTTTCTCAGCCTCCTTCTTTGCCTTCTTTGCTGCCTTCTTCCTCTCGGCAGCGCTCTCAGCTGTACCATTAATCTGGCCACTCGCCAATTCCGGCTGATCATGCAGCATAAGATAGATTCCAATGGCAGATAGTGCGGCTCGAGTGAAGAAGGGATGTTCTCGTAGCTTGTCCTCCCACCTGATCATGTCGACGTAAGCGCGGACTACACCTTTGCGCAGACTGAAAGAGTGAAAGTCGAATTGATCTTCTTGCCAAACCTCGAAGATGTCGTAGACGGCCTTGAAGCGCTTCAAGGCTAGGCTGAAGTTGCGCTGCCGTAAGTAAGACTCGCCATCTTCGGTGATGAACCACACACACTGCATGTCGAGCAGATCGCCAAGGGGACCACCAACGGCTTCTTTGCGAGTAAACAAGCCCATCGTGTCAGTCGCAGATTGATGCTCGTCGTTCCTGAGTTGATACTTGGCGCATTTCGTGTTGATGTAACGATCTTTGAGGTCCATCTCTCGTGCTGCATTCATCGCTTTCGAAGCTGTCTCGGTATCGCCGAGGTGTTTAGATATCCGCGCTTTCGTCATGTGGTACGTGTAGTCGGTCTTGGAAGGATTCAGGGAGATGGCCTTGTCGATGTAGTCCTGTGCTCTGCTGAGGTCTCGCGAAAGGTAGTAGTTGTAGTGTTGCGCAAGGAAGTAGTTGACGCTAAGTGGCCAAAGGTGTGCTTTACTGTCGCCATTCGTTTGATGTGAGCCGTCGATGCTGCCGTTGGCCTGGCTCTTCTCTGCGCTGCCGTTGGCTTGTGGTTTTTCTGCAGCATACCCTTCCACCAGTTGCTGAATTGCTTGCAGTTTCTGGGCATCCGAGTAGAGTTGCTTTACGTTTGCAAATGTGCTTGGCACGCCCCTCGAGAACATTCTTCGCAGGTAGCTATCGGCGTGTTTCCGGAACGCCTCCCCGTGTAAGAAGTCGAGCGGTATGCGTCGCGCGGCGTCGTTGCGCTGATTCTGGTCGGCGTAGGACTGGTAAATGTCTCGGAGCTTGTCCTGGTCTTCAGCCTTTTCGCGATCCAGGCCCAGAGTCTTCTCTAGACCTTCAAAGTACGCTCTCATCTCTGCGTTCCTGCGTAGCAAGGCCCGATACGCCTTTTCCGCCTCATCTCGTCTCTCAAGCTTCAACAAGTACTCTGCCTTCAGCTCCATGACGGCCGTCCGGTCCAAGGCCGAGTGGTATATCGAATCGAGGTGCTCGAGTGCGCGGCTGTAGTCGCCCTGCTCTGCAATGATCGCGTTCTTGTACAGTACTGCCTCTGCATGCTCCATGTCTGAGCGTGGTGGGGGCTGCTTCAGGGTCTCCTCGAAACGATGCAGCACATTCTCGGCTGCTTCGAGATCGCCCTTGAGATGCAGCGCAACTGCCAATGCGGTCCAGTTCTGCCTCAGCTGCGGCCGCGCCTGCAGCATTTGGTTACGACTATGCTCGAAGCCGACAAAGTCCCTCATCTGCACCTGCAGCAGCGCCAGGTCTCGCTGGATCTGCTGGCTGTCGGGATCCAGCTTCAAGGCAAAGCGGTATGCCTTGATGGCTTCCTCCCAGTTCTTGGCGCTCCGGTAGAGCAGGCCGTAGACGTGCCAGCACACGTGCGACTTCATCGAGTTCTTCAGCGCCAGTTTACAGAGCTCAAACGCCTCGTCTTGCTTGCCTTGATTGTTCAGGATCAAGGCCTTCATCGCCTGCGTGTCGCCATGGTTGGGGTGTTTGCGGAGGATCTGCTCGGCCGCCTTGAGGCCTTTCTTGTACTGCTTCGACTCGTAGTGCTGCACGAGATGGCGGAACAGCGTCGCCTCCTTGGACGGGAGCGGAGCGGCCATAACTGCGGGCTGCTGGGCGCGGAGTGGAGCGGCGGAGAGGTGCAGTGCTGGAACGGACAATGCCTATGTCATGCGGTCGTCGGCGGAGAGGGAGAGGGTGAGGGTGAGGGCCGCGCGATATGGTCGATGCGGATGTGCTCCGTCGAGAGCGCGCTCGTTCGGCTTCTGCTTGGTGGAGCGCTCTCACATGCACGCGCCGATCAAGACGTATAGCAGGCAACACACTCTCGAAGCTCAACGGCGCACAAGCGAATGTGTGTACGGGCATGTATGACCAGAGGGGAGTGCCTGAAAGATGTTCGCACGGAATTGTCGGCAGCTCTGCTAGACCGGACTGGACAGCTCCGCAATTGCCAAGAGACCAGCATCTACGAGGGCATGCCGTCACTGATACATGTACATTTGGACGTATGTGTTAAGAGACACCTTGTGAAGATGGCATACTGTTTAATGCGGTAGTAACCAATTGCATTATCGCAGGCACCGCCTATCCGTTGTGCTCACAGCGCTTCCTTCTGCGTCCCGGCGACCATCCAATAAAGTAGCCAGGCCAGTGCAGCACATCCATATATCAAGTCACAAACGCCTCGCTCGATCCACAGCACATGCTAATACAACTCTCTATGCCCGGACATCCCGCTGGCCAATGCAGTATGCCAGCCATGAAAAGACAAAGGAAAAAATGGTTGTTGCTTGGGCCAATTAGGCAGAGAGTCCAGCTTCTGCCTGCGCTTGCGGTCTCAGTCCCGTGAGTTCCGCTATAATCTCAACTCTTTGAGAATCTTCTGCGCCATGTTCTTGTACTGCCATGTGCCACCCTCCACCTTCTTGAACTGCACGCCGTGTAGGCTCAGCAGTGGCACTTTCACCACCAGGATCTCGAATTTCAGCATCATTTCGCCTCCCAGGTCCGACTGCACATGTGTGCTGGTCTCTCCTGCTGGTCGTGATCGTGATGCTCCTGGTCGCGAGTTTGGCGGATCTTCCTCCGAATCTTCTTCTGACTGCGTGTAGCTCGCCTTGGGTCGAGGCCCACCGGGTGGCGTAGCTCGAGCCTCCTCTTTGTCGCCATTTGCACGATCTCGGAATCCCCCGAAGCTGATCTTGCGCCTGTGGCCAGCCTCCGAAGGCGCATTCAACGCCTGGGCTCCGGACGGCGCCGTCTCATCAGCAGCAGACTTGCTCATGATACTCGGCGAGTGCTTGCAGCTAAAGCCACCTTTGATCTCTCGATACTCGACGCCAAGCTCATGCAGTACCCGGATGATGTCGCTGCGTATGAAGTTGAGTGGCTTGTTGCTAGTCGTCGATACGCTGAATAGGCCTTTCAGGTACACTGGCTTCATGTTCGGGCTTCCGCCACCATTCTCTTTGTTCGGAGTCTCCTCCACAAGCTCTTGGTCGGTCTCTTCGGGGACATCGGTGCTGCGCGCGTCCTGTCTCCGAGAACGACGGACTTGCATGCTTTCCTTGCGTGCATGGCCCATTGACTTCGCTCGGTTAGCCAGGGAGCCTGTCGGACGAGATGACTCTACGTCAGATGCTGCCTCTTTGATACTGCTTCCCTGGTCGAAAGACACTTTACGATCCGTACTGCCAGCAGAAGTCACTGGCGGCCTCATGGACGAGCCTTCGGAAACACCACGCCTGGTGAATCGTCTTCGTATGTCACTCGAGTTGACACTTACTGACCGACCAAGGCCATGTGTTCGTCTGCGCTCATTGCCCGCAGTGTCGGCGGCCTGGGGTGGAGTCAGGAGCTCACCAGGAGCAGTGCCGTCGGTCTCGTGCCTTGCGGCCTCACACGTCTGACTTGACTCTCTCGTCCTACGCATGCTGAAGCTCCTCCTCGGCGCGTCGGTGGAATTATTGAAGGCGGCAAGTGCTGGAGGTGGATGGCTCGGTCTGTCACCTCTGTCCCTCCTACTCAACCTTCGGATGAGACCGATCGCAGCGCTCTCTTTTCTCGTGTGGCCAGACGACTTCTGCTCAGCAGCTGGCTCCACAATCGTGGGGTGCACATTCGTTCCCGATGTGTGAGCGGAAGCGCCGGCGTTCAAGCCAGTATTTTGGAGGTCCCGCGTGACTTCATCTTCGCCATGTGTCCGCGCGCGAGGCCGTGTGCGGCCACCTGTCGGCTTCTCGCCTGCCATCTCATATGTCGACGTGTTGGTGTGTGCTGCGGCTGGAGGTGCGAGATCTGGTACTGGTAGAGGCTTCTCTCCTGGGCTTTGCGGGAGTGCTAAGGCACCAGGATTCTCCTCTCGGGCTTCTCGCTCCTGCTTTTCTCGAGCCAAATAGTATATAGAAATCAGTGGGTGATATGCGTTGATCGGGTCGGAGCCGGTCTGTATGGCTTCAGTGGATGGCGTGTTCAAGGTATCGCGACTGGTTGTCGAGCTTCTGCGCTTGTAGAAAGCGCCAAAGACGCCACGCTTCTGGTCGTTTTCGGGTGGAGCCTGGAAGTTCCTCTTTTCCGATAGATGAATGGCACGTTTGTACTCTTCCGATTCCAAAACTTTGGTCAGTTGAGATGTGATTGTCTCCGCATCGCCGAAGTCGAAGCCGGTCATCTTGTCGACCACGGCTGGGTCGAGTGGCAGCTGTAAAGGTTTCCGTGCCGGTAAGTGATTTTCAGGTGGCGCACTAAAACCTTTGGTCATCCATGGATGGCTCATGATCTCCTGTAAGGTTGCCCTGTCGCTTGGGTTCGTGTTGAGCATGCGAGCGATAAGGCTGCGGCATTCTGTAGGCCATTAGTACCGCATTCGTCCCTTTCGTGAGCATCCTTACCAGGACTTAGCCAAGGTGGGTACTCGACCACACCCTTCTTGATCTTGGCATGCAGCTGAGGCATGCTCTGATCATCAAATGGCACCTTGCCACACACAAGCACATACAAAACAATGCCGAAACTCCACACATCGACTTCCGGTCCCGTGTATTGCTTGGCCTGCAGCAATTCAGGAGCAGCAAAGTACAAGCTTCCGCAGAACGTCTTTAGGTGACTCCTTGGGCTGAAGAGATTCGATAGACCAAAGTCGATGATCTTGATATCGCCAGTCTTGCTGATAAGAATGTTCTCAATCTTCAGATCTCGATGCACAATACTATTGCGATGGCAGTAGTCCAAAGCGCTGGCGATCTGGCGACCAAATTTACGGGCTTGCTTCTCCTTGAGGCGACCGTGGCTGATGATATAGTCGAGCATCTGTCCTCCATTCACGTACTCGAACAACATGTACCAGTGATAGTTGGTCCGGACGACATCCCGCATGAAGCAGATATATGGATGATCGACCAGCGTCACGATCGCTGCCTCTCGGGCGGTCCTGACCTCTTTGGAGTGGTCCGCTCGCTCGCGCTCCTGCTGTGTTCGATGCTCGCCATCAGTACTCTGCCTGGGCACGATTTTGACGGCCACCTGCTCTCCAGTCTCCTTATTTCGGGCAAGCTTCACTTTGCCCATGCTGCCTGCACCGACCGTCTTGCCCAGCTCCCAATGCCCCGTCTGAGCATCAATCGTCGTCCGCCGCCGTAGATTCGGATTCGCGCTCGATCTCGCATCGGGATTGTGTGAGCTGGGCGCAGGCGTCGGCTGGTCATTGTAGCGCGAGGCGGTGCGGCCATGTGTCTGGTGCCTCATACTGTCACTGCGAGGTGGATGTGCATGGGAGCCATTCGCCGGCTGCTCGCGCGACTCGCTCCGGCGGTGGGAAGTGTCCGGATGTGCGACATTGGACTGCTCGAAGTCGTGCCGAGCGAGCCTTTCGAGGTTGCCCGATGGCTGTCGGCTGTGCGAGGAGGCCGTCGCTTGCGGCTGCGACGTGGACATTGATCGTCTCGGCGAAGCAGGAGCGACTGGGCGGGACGCGCTGCTGGCAGCCCGATGCGGTGTGTACTGCTGCGGCTGCGGCTGCGGCTGCGGGGCGCGGTGGGAGGAGGTGCGTGTTGGCagagaggcggcggcggagGACATGATGGCAGCGTCGACGTCGTCGTCGACGTCGTGTGCGTGTGTGCTGGTGTTGCTCTATGCGGGCGGGCAGGTGAAAGGTGCTGGCAATCCCCGTCCAAGGTGCGCAGTCGCAGTCGCAGTCGCCGTCGTGATCGCAGTCGCAGTTCCAACACGCCAATGTCTTGGTCGTTGCTGTCGCCGTCGTGTGCCAATGAGCGACTACCAAGCAAGCAAGATGGTCATGTGTTGCGGTATCACGTATCACGTATCACGTATCACGTCGTGAGCGAGCTGACTGCGGTGCAGGTGGGATCGCGTCCAGGGAGATGGACCTAAAAGGTACCTCCGGGTACCTCCTAGTTCTAGCTCGCAAACACGCACGACACGCCAGTGCAAGGCCCGATCGCCAGTGCGCCCGACTTGTGCGAGCAAGCAAGCAAGCAAGCAAGCAACGTCGACATGTACGCAGCTTGATTATTGATTGCACTGTGTAGTGCGACTGCATACACCTTCACGCATGTCACTGCTGGTAGCTGCAGCTGACACATGTATGCCGAGCACATACTGTACATGTATTGGTGAAACGACCATCAGGCTGCAGCGTCACGTGCAACGGTCGCTGCAGCGCCACAAGCACCACACTATCCGACGTCCTTATTAGCGCAGGGTATGCGGTCGCCGGGACTGTACAGTGCACTATCGAGACCATCTCCCTCCCTCCGGTACACGTAGTCACCTGGGCACTGGATGTTGCCCTGAGTGTGCAGTGGCTAACGTGCGAGGTGGCTAATGCCCTAAGCTGTCCTCTGTCCTCTGTCCTCCGAGTCCCGAGCCGCTGCCGCTGCTAGGAGGTATATTGAGACTTGAGCACTCCACCACCTGCAACAAGTCATCCTGCACGTGCACCTCACTCATTCACTCGTCCTACTGCTTGAGAAGACTGTGAAGGCACATCCCGCACCACGACATCGCTGCGCTCCACGGCGCCAAGTCCCGTCAAGTACTACTGCAGGTAAGTCTTGCAAGCACCAGCACTGCTCGACGGACCATCTCAATGCTGGCCAAGAACGCAGACTAAGAATGTCCTCCAAGCGCTCCCGAGCCGCATTCGAATCGGACACCTCCGCACCGCCGCTTCATGCTCCCTTTGCCTTGTACGGCACGCCTCTGCCTGCGTATGACCCCAAGAGCCGTGACGACGGCAGCTATGTGCCCGTGTGGAAGCAAGAGGTCACCGATAAGCGTGGCAGGAAGCGTCTGCATGGCGCATTCACGGGAGGCTTCAGCGCGGGCTACTTCAACACCGTAGGCTCCAAAGAGGGCTGGGCTCCGAGCACCTTCGTCTCCTCGCGCGCAAATCGAGCCAAGACTCCGCAAGATGGAAAGCAGCAACGGCCAGAGGATTTCATGGATGATGAAGACCTCGCTGAGCAAGCCGAGGCCCAGACGCTCGAGACTCAGAACACCTTCGCCGGATTGGGCAGCACCGCATCAGATGGTGCAGTTCGAGGCATGTTCTCAGACTTGTTCAAGAGCACAGGCGAGACCAAAGGTGTCAAACTGTTGCAGCGCATGGGCTGGCGTCAAGGCCAAGGCATAGGGCCGAAGGTCAGGCGGCGAGCCCAGGGCGACAGAACCGGCCATGCTCACCTCTTTGCCCCCGAGAACTCTCGCATGATCGCCTTCGTTCGGAAGACAGATCGCAAAGGTCTCGGTCATGCTGGAGAAGCACGGCTTAACAACCCGAGCTCCGTGCTGGACGAAGATGAAGACAGTGGGGAAGATGCCAGGATTCTCAGAGCTAACCGTTCGAAGGTCACGATCAAGCCGAAGCCACTGAAAAAGTCCGGTCTTGGCGTAGGTGTGCTGAACGATGACGGGTCCGACGAAGAAGATCCGTATTCCATGGGTCCCGCTATCAATTACAACAAGATCATCGGAGTTGACAGGAAGAAAAAAAAGAAAGAAGGCCTCCTTGCGAGCAATGCCACTTCATCTGTTACAAAACTACCATCCGTGGCGAAGAAGCTCATCCAGCGTACAACCAACGTCTCCAACTTCAGGAAATGTCACGACGATCGTCTGCCACTGGATGGATTTGTGCTAGCCACTGCTGCACTGACCGTTACGCATGCGCAGGAATATCCACCCCCGGTAGTGCCTGCTGGTTGGAGGCCAGCTCAGCAGACCAACAACGTCGAAGCCAAGGCTGGTGCATATCAGTCTACCGCAGATGCTGCAAAAGCCTCTTCCATGGATCCCAAAGGTCGTGCTGCACTGCTTGGCGAGCAGCCCCTACCCGGCAAGTCCATTTTCGACTTTATCACACCAGAAGCACGGGCACGGCTGGCAACGGCAACTGGTAGACATAATCTTCCCCAAGCTTTGGGCGAAAGTGCGCCTGCTGGTTTCCAGTCAAGTGATGCAGAAAAGCATCGCACTCTGTGGGATCTTGTTCCACGCCTTGACAAGCAGACGGCAGCGTCGGCATTACAGCGTGGCAATACTGGATGGATGCCTTATGCCGAAGATGAAGGGAAACGCGCCAGATACAAATATTTTCTGGAACTCAATACAGGCCTGCGGTCCAACTTGCCTGAGCGCCCAAGCACGCTCTCGCTTGATGAATGGAGTAAGGAGATGCGCGAATTCTCTGAAGCAGCAGAGATCTTCAAGCCTATGTCCGGACTGATGGCCAGTCGCTTCAAATCCTCAACGAGTGCTGGACCAAAACTGGCATCTGACGCGGCAGACGCTGCACCACCGACTCCGGCCAAGGAAGAAGATCCGGCAGAAAAAGCAGCTAAATTAGGCATGTACGGCCCCATGACTCGCTCGAGGCAGGCGTTTCATCCTACACGGCTGCTCTGCAAACGCTTCAACGTGAAGCCACCAGCAAATGTTGCAGCAGGCGGCGTAGCCGAAGCAGATGCGGCACTTGTGGATAAGAGTCGAAGGCTAGACGTGGTCAGTCAAGCAAGTCTCGATCGAATGATGATGGAGACCAGCTTTAAACCGACAGGATTCGTGTCTCAAGGCACCGAAGGCCCTTCCACAGAGACGCAAGGCGTCGAGCCGTCCACAATGCAGCCTATTAATGTAGACGCAGAACGCAATGAGGCTCTCGAAGGAAAGCGCGCAGGAGACGAAGTCTTCAAAGCAATCTTCGGCAGCGACGATGAAGATGACTAGGCTGTGTATCGTCTATTCCAAGCATTCTCTCGTAACTCTTTCACCTTCCGCCAACGGTTTTTCCAACCCTTTTCATACCGCGCCACATCTGTTTGATCACCTCGACTGTCTGTACGGTTCCATTGAACAGACCAAAAAGGAACAGAGCAAGCCAGCTCAGAAAAAAGCAAATAACAAAACTAAGCCAGTATGTCTGAACAGA contains the following coding sequences:
- a CDS encoding N-terminal acetyltransferase A complex auxiliary subunit NAA15 codes for the protein MAAPLPSKEATLFRHLVQHYESKQYKKGLKAAEQILRKHPNHGDTQAMKALILNNQGKQDEAFELCKLALKNSMKSHVCWHVYGLLYRSAKNWEEAIKAYRFALKLDPDSQQIQRDLALLQVQMRDFVGFEHSRNQMLQARPQLRQNWTALAVALHLKGDLEAAENVLHRFEETLKQPPPRSDMEHAEAVLYKNAIIAEQGDYSRALEHLDSIYHSALDRTAVMELKAEYLLKLERRDEAEKAYRALLRRNAEMRAYFEGLEKTLGLDREKAEDQDKLRDIYQSYADQNQRNDAARRIPLDFLHGEAFRKHADSYLRRMFSRGVPSTFANVKQLYSDAQKLQAIQQLVEGYAAEKPQANGSAEKSQANGSIDGSHQTNGDSKAHLWPLSVNYFLAQHYNYYLSRDLSRAQDYIDKAISLNPSKTDYTYHMTKARISKHLGDTETASKAMNAAREMDLKDRYINTKCAKYQLRNDEHQSATDTMGLFTRKEAVGGPLGDLLDMQCVWFITEDGESYLRQRNFSLALKRFKAVYDIFEVWQEDQFDFHSFSLRKGVVRAYVDMIRWEDKLREHPFFTRAALSAIGIYLMLHDQPELASGQINGTAESAAERKKAAKKAKKEAEKAEADRKAAAAKKSQPQKDDEGNAKKEDQDPNGLELLKSAGEKPLEEAMKYLIPLLELSPKNIDGQLAGFEVYIRRKKYLLALKCLLALQNIDPNHPKCHELSGRFKLALDKLSEPLPKEVQEVVQDLFLGKLDSLSLGQHNEEYLAKHNHSADHIHSVVRLRSALNPGAIETKSQGVQDLQRSLELSSVTLQQAEAGLELFDEIRAEEDARRTYLETARKRWPEATVFKS
- a CDS encoding Protein kinase, with product MSSAAASLPTRTSSHRAPQPQPQPQQYTPHRAASSASRPVAPASPRRSMSTSQPQATASSHSRQPSGNLERLARHDFEQSNVAHPDTSHRRSESREQPANGSHAHPPRSDSMRHQTHGRTASRYNDQPTPAPSSHNPDARSSANPNLRRRTTIDAQTGHWELGKTVGAGSMGKVKLARNKETGEQVAVKIVPRQSTDGEHRTQQERERADHSKEVRTAREAAIVTLVDHPYICFMRDVVRTNYHWYMLFEYVNGGQMLDYIISHGRLKEKQARKFGRQIASALDYCHRNSIVHRDLKIENILISKTGDIKIIDFGLSNLFSPRSHLKTFCGSLYFAAPELLQAKQYTGPEVDVWSFGIVLYVLVCGKVPFDDQSMPQLHAKIKKGVVEYPPWLSPECRSLIARMLNTNPSDRATLQEIMSHPWMTKGFSAPPENHLPARKPLQLPLDPAVVDKMTGFDFGDAETITSQLTKVLESEEYKRAIHLSEKRNFQAPPENDQKRGVFGAFYKRRSSTTSRDTLNTPSTEAIQTGSDPINAYHPLISIYYLAREKQEREAREENPGALALPQSPGEKPLPVPDLAPPAAAHTNTSTYEMAGEKPTGGRTRPRARTHGEDEVTRDLQNTGLNAGASAHTSGTNVHPTIVEPAAEQKSSGHTRKESAAIGLIRRLSRRDRGDRPSHPPPALAAFNNSTDAPRRSFSMRRTRESSQTCEAARHETDGTAPGELLTPPQAADTAGNERRRTHGLGRSVSVNSSDIRRRFTRRGVSEGSSMRPPVTSAGSTDRKVSFDQGSSIKEAASDVESSRPTGSLANRAKSMGHARKESMQVRRSRRQDARSTDVPEETDQELVEETPNKENGGGSPNMKPVYLKGLFSVSTTSNKPLNFIRSDIIRVLHELGVEYREIKGGFSCKHSPSIMSKSAADETAPSGAQALNAPSEAGHRRKISFGGFRDRANGDKEEARATPPGGPRPKASYTQSEEDSEEDPPNSRPGASRSRPAGETSTHVQSDLGGEMMLKFEILVVKVPLLSLHGVQFKKVEGGTWQYKNMAQKILKELRL
- a CDS encoding G patch domain-containing protein 1; translated protein: MSSKRSRAAFESDTSAPPLHAPFALYGTPLPAYDPKSRDDGSYVPVWKQEVTDKRGRKRLHGAFTGGFSAGYFNTVGSKEGWAPSTFVSSRANRAKTPQDGKQQRPEDFMDDEDLAEQAEAQTLETQNTFAGLGSTASDGAVRGMFSDLFKSTGETKGVKLLQRMGWRQGQGIGPKVRRRAQGDRTGHAHLFAPENSRMIAFVRKTDRKGLGHAGEARLNNPSSVLDEDEDSGEDARILRANRSKVTIKPKPLKKSGLGVGVLNDDGSDEEDPYSMGPAINYNKIIGVDRKKKKKEGLLASNATSSVTKLPSVAKKLIQRTTNVSNFRKCHDDRLPLDGFVLATAALTVTHAQEYPPPVVPAGWRPAQQTNNVEAKAGAYQSTADAAKASSMDPKGRAALLGEQPLPGKSIFDFITPEARARLATATGRHNLPQALGESAPAGFQSSDAEKHRTLWDLVPRLDKQTAASALQRGNTGWMPYAEDEGKRARYKYFLELNTGLRSNLPERPSTLSLDEWSKEMREFSEAAEIFKPMSGLMASRFKSSTSAGPKLASDAADAAPPTPAKEEDPAEKAAKLGMYGPMTRSRQAFHPTRLLCKRFNVKPPANVAAGGVAEADAALVDKSRRLDVVSQASLDRMMMETSFKPTGFVSQGTEGPSTETQGVEPSTMQPINVDAERNEALEGKRAGDEVFKAIFGSDDEDD